A single window of Flavobacteriales bacterium DNA harbors:
- the mnmA gene encoding tRNA 2-thiouridine(34) synthase MnmA — protein MSGGIDSSMAALMLHEEGYEVIGITMKTWDYASAGGSRKETGCCSLDSINDARILAVEQGFPHFILDIRDEFGDAVIDNFVEEYMAGRTPNPCVLCNTHIKWEALLKRADQLSCDFIATGHYARVRQDENGRYVVSRGLDVEKDQSYVLWGLTQESLKRTLFPMGNFRKTDIRKMAMDRGFEALANKKESYEICFIPDNDYRGFLKRRVDGLEERVQGGKFVSVNGEVLGNHQGYPFYTVGQRKGLEIATGVPKYVVKIVPETNTVVLGDVEDLEQQHMRVGRVNLQKWDRLDTSFEAVTKIRYKDPGTVCTLTQEGDEVNVAFHAPVTAVAPGQSAVFYDGEDLIGGGFILREPLASAS, from the coding sequence ATGAGCGGTGGTATCGATAGTTCGATGGCTGCACTCATGCTGCATGAAGAAGGGTATGAGGTGATCGGTATCACCATGAAGACGTGGGATTATGCTTCCGCTGGCGGTTCACGAAAGGAAACCGGTTGCTGCAGCCTTGATTCTATTAACGATGCACGGATCCTGGCCGTTGAACAGGGATTCCCCCATTTCATCCTGGATATTCGTGATGAGTTCGGCGATGCGGTTATCGATAACTTCGTGGAAGAGTACATGGCGGGCCGAACCCCCAACCCTTGTGTGTTGTGCAATACCCATATCAAGTGGGAAGCCCTGCTGAAACGTGCCGATCAACTGTCGTGTGATTTCATTGCCACCGGTCACTATGCACGCGTCAGGCAGGATGAAAACGGTCGGTATGTGGTGTCGCGCGGACTTGATGTGGAAAAAGACCAGTCGTATGTGCTATGGGGCCTCACCCAGGAGAGCCTGAAACGTACCCTGTTCCCCATGGGCAACTTCCGCAAAACCGATATTCGCAAAATGGCCATGGACCGGGGATTCGAAGCCCTTGCCAATAAAAAGGAAAGCTACGAGATCTGCTTTATCCCCGATAACGATTACCGCGGCTTTCTGAAACGGCGTGTGGATGGGCTGGAAGAACGTGTTCAGGGTGGAAAGTTCGTGTCTGTGAACGGCGAAGTGCTGGGTAACCACCAGGGATATCCCTTCTATACCGTAGGGCAACGCAAAGGGCTTGAGATTGCCACCGGCGTGCCCAAATATGTAGTCAAGATCGTCCCGGAAACAAATACCGTGGTGCTGGGCGATGTGGAAGACCTCGAACAGCAACACATGCGTGTGGGTAGGGTGAACCTGCAGAAGTGGGATCGTCTGGATACATCCTTTGAAGCGGTAACCAAGATCCGGTATAAAGACCCGGGTACGGTATGTACCCTCACCCAGGAAGGCGATGAGGTGAATGTGGCCTTCCACGCACCGGTGACCGCTGTGGCACCCGGACAATCTGCTGTGTTTTATGACGGAGAGGACCTGATCGGAGGAGGCTTTATACTCAGGGAACCCCTTGCGTCTGCGTCGTAA
- a CDS encoding DUF4199 domain-containing protein, with protein sequence MQEEQPLLDSTSQNNDPGVMKIAMTYGGMLGMAAVIVNLLFYMAGMTRSTITAVAGYAVILGFIIYGCIQYRDRYLGGHISYGKALGTGVMIALFSSLIVALYTYVLMYQIDPGLLEQSRAEAQQKMLESNPNLTDAQLEQGMKIANIFMSPGVIMVMVVIGHVLIGFIFSLITSIFIKKEETGIPSA encoded by the coding sequence ATGCAAGAAGAACAACCTTTACTCGACTCCACCTCCCAGAACAACGATCCCGGTGTCATGAAGATCGCCATGACCTATGGGGGTATGCTGGGAATGGCTGCCGTTATCGTAAACCTTCTGTTTTACATGGCGGGTATGACGCGGTCAACAATAACAGCGGTGGCAGGATATGCCGTCATACTCGGATTCATTATCTACGGATGTATCCAGTACCGGGACCGGTATCTCGGCGGACATATCTCTTATGGTAAAGCCTTGGGAACCGGTGTGATGATCGCGTTGTTTTCCTCGCTGATCGTTGCGCTGTACACATACGTTTTAATGTATCAAATTGATCCCGGACTGCTTGAACAATCAAGGGCGGAAGCCCAGCAGAAAATGCTGGAATCCAATCCGAACCTGACCGATGCCCAACTGGAGCAGGGTATGAAGATTGCAAATATATTCATGTCCCCGGGTGTGATTATGGTGATGGTTGTAATAGGGCATGTACTCATCGGTTTTATCTTCTCACTTATCACTTCCATCTTCATCAAAAAAGAGGAAACCGGTATCCCTTCAGCGTAG
- a CDS encoding histidine--tRNA ligase — protein sequence MTKPSVPKGTRDFSPVQMARRNHIFSVIREVFHLHGYQAIETPAMEHASTLLGKYGEEGDRLIFRILDSGDFLKDVDRSELAITESRELTGKISEKALRYDLTVPFARYVVQHQNDINFPFKRYQIQPVWRADRPQKGRYREFYQCDADVIGSDSLLNEVELIQIISEVLERLKIPGWVLKVNNRKILAGMAALMGAPERITDLTVAMDKLDKIGLEAVQKEWLERGFSQDAVNLMTPLLEINGDSEDKMNTLRLKLADIEVGQKGIGELTDMWQMASEFIGKEHISFEPSLARGLNYYTGAIFEVGVPESGIGSIIGGGRYDDLTGIFGLAGMSGVGISFGADRIYDVMETFNLFPETSTMSTQLMFVNFGEEEEKFCMKAAHLLRKKGVRVEVYPGQVKLKKQMQYANQKSIPWVALVGEEELKSGQITLKNMESGEQQKFDTDALADYINRSHTGIAF from the coding sequence ATGACCAAACCGAGTGTACCCAAGGGCACGAGGGACTTTTCCCCGGTGCAGATGGCCCGGCGCAATCATATCTTTTCCGTGATCCGTGAAGTGTTTCACCTTCACGGATACCAGGCCATTGAAACACCCGCCATGGAACATGCATCCACGCTTCTGGGCAAATACGGTGAAGAAGGTGATCGCCTCATCTTCCGCATCCTCGACTCCGGGGATTTTCTGAAAGATGTTGACCGGAGCGAGTTGGCCATTACCGAATCCCGTGAGCTGACCGGCAAGATTTCGGAAAAAGCCCTTCGGTATGACCTGACCGTACCCTTTGCAAGGTACGTGGTGCAGCATCAGAACGATATCAATTTCCCGTTCAAACGCTACCAGATTCAACCCGTATGGCGTGCCGACCGGCCGCAGAAAGGCCGCTACCGCGAGTTCTACCAATGCGATGCGGATGTGATCGGAAGCGATTCACTGCTGAACGAAGTGGAGCTGATCCAGATCATCAGTGAAGTACTGGAACGACTGAAGATTCCCGGATGGGTACTGAAGGTTAACAACCGCAAGATCCTGGCAGGCATGGCGGCCCTCATGGGTGCCCCCGAACGCATCACCGATCTCACTGTGGCCATGGATAAACTTGATAAGATCGGACTGGAAGCTGTGCAAAAGGAATGGTTGGAAAGGGGTTTCAGTCAGGATGCCGTGAACCTCATGACGCCGTTGCTTGAAATCAATGGTGATTCGGAAGATAAGATGAATACGCTTCGCCTGAAACTGGCCGACATCGAAGTGGGACAGAAAGGGATCGGTGAGCTGACCGATATGTGGCAGATGGCCTCGGAATTCATCGGGAAAGAACATATTTCTTTCGAGCCGTCACTTGCACGCGGACTGAACTACTACACAGGAGCCATATTTGAAGTGGGGGTTCCGGAAAGCGGCATCGGAAGCATCATAGGTGGCGGCAGGTATGACGACCTGACCGGTATATTCGGTCTGGCGGGTATGTCGGGCGTGGGCATTTCCTTCGGCGCGGATCGCATTTACGACGTGATGGAAACCTTCAACCTGTTCCCGGAAACCAGCACCATGTCTACCCAGCTGATGTTTGTGAACTTCGGTGAAGAGGAAGAGAAGTTTTGCATGAAAGCTGCCCATCTGCTCAGAAAGAAAGGTGTAAGGGTGGAAGTGTATCCCGGGCAGGTTAAGCTGAAGAAACAAATGCAGTATGCCAACCAGAAGTCGATCCCGTGGGTGGCACTGGTGGGTGAAGAAGAACTGAAAAGCGGACAGATCACCCTGAAGAATATGGAAAGCGGTGAACAGCAAAAGTTTGATACCGATGCACTGGCAGACTACATCAATCGTTCACATACAGGCATTGCATTTTAG
- a CDS encoding toxin-antitoxin system YwqK family antitoxin gives MIKGLRYILGFIALLAGFGSVHAQDSLNVTDAKGHKQGHWIRTYPNDQVRYDGFFKDDKPVGLLKRYRENGKLEADMDYAPDGVTCDTKVYHENGQVVAMGRYIGQEKDGVWQYFNEKGQKTSQESFKKGVKDGTFEEYYPETGNIVNRMQWKDGKKDGDWVQQFEDGTIRTTGHYTDDHLEGDVTFHYPSGKVQMTGPYVKGIKNGTWKYFLGDGRLGSIVRYSNGYMTGSTRVNGTFTEYHPGRIPAKVMNYVNGKLEGEYLEYYPVGKWVVEEVPGKTNNQQFGEEEEADREEKLEVQVLKMKANYVNGQLEGEVTYYKEDGTVDKVEKYHEGNLVK, from the coding sequence ATGATAAAAGGTTTGCGATATATCCTGGGATTCATTGCGCTGCTGGCCGGCTTCGGCTCCGTGCATGCTCAAGACTCACTGAATGTGACCGATGCCAAAGGACACAAGCAGGGCCACTGGATCCGCACCTATCCCAATGACCAGGTGCGCTACGACGGCTTTTTTAAGGATGATAAGCCTGTCGGACTTCTGAAAAGATACCGGGAAAACGGCAAGCTTGAGGCGGATATGGATTATGCCCCGGATGGTGTTACCTGTGATACAAAAGTCTACCATGAGAATGGGCAGGTTGTGGCCATGGGCCGGTACATCGGGCAGGAAAAGGATGGTGTATGGCAATATTTCAACGAGAAAGGCCAGAAGACCTCACAGGAATCCTTTAAGAAAGGTGTGAAAGACGGCACATTCGAAGAGTACTACCCCGAAACCGGCAACATCGTGAACCGCATGCAATGGAAAGACGGCAAGAAAGACGGCGACTGGGTCCAGCAGTTCGAAGACGGAACCATCCGTACCACCGGTCATTATACCGACGATCACCTGGAAGGGGATGTGACTTTCCATTATCCAAGTGGTAAAGTGCAGATGACGGGGCCGTATGTCAAAGGGATCAAGAATGGTACCTGGAAGTATTTCCTGGGAGATGGTCGTTTGGGAAGTATCGTGAGGTACAGCAATGGATACATGACCGGGTCTACCCGGGTAAACGGCACCTTCACTGAGTACCATCCTGGTCGCATCCCGGCCAAAGTGATGAACTATGTCAATGGCAAACTTGAAGGTGAATACCTGGAATATTACCCTGTGGGTAAATGGGTGGTGGAAGAAGTGCCCGGCAAAACCAACAACCAACAATTCGGGGAAGAGGAAGAGGCGGACCGTGAAGAAAAACTGGAAGTGCAGGTACTCAAGATGAAAGCCAATTATGTGAACGGGCAACTGGAAGGGGAGGTGACCTATTATAAAGAAGACGGAACCGTGGACAAGGTTGAGAAATATCACGAAGGTAACCTGGTGAAGTGA
- a CDS encoding glycosyltransferase, with protein sequence MDLSLVIPLLNEEESLPELVAWIDRVCKAHDLSHEILLIDDGSTDGSWKVIGELSRQYPSIKGIRFRRNYGKSAGLNCGFEAATGNVVITMDADLQDNPDEIPDLYKMIMEDGYDLVSGWKKKRYDPLMKTLPSKFFNKTTSIMSGIPLHDFNCGLKAYRKDVIKTIEVYGEMHRYIPLIAKWAGFKKITEKVVQHQARKYGYSKFGWERFVNGFLDLMSISFVTRFGKRPMHLFGLLGTLFFLAGFGIACYLSFAKLYWLEYKMTERPLFYLGFLAMIIGSQMFLTGFLAELVSRNSPDRNVYHVSERLNPSI encoded by the coding sequence ATGGACCTGTCGCTTGTCATACCCCTGCTGAATGAGGAGGAGTCGCTGCCCGAACTGGTGGCGTGGATTGATCGCGTTTGCAAGGCACATGACCTGAGCCATGAGATCCTCTTAATTGATGACGGCAGTACCGACGGTTCCTGGAAAGTGATCGGCGAACTTTCCCGCCAATACCCATCCATTAAAGGCATCCGCTTCAGAAGAAATTACGGCAAATCAGCCGGACTCAACTGCGGCTTTGAAGCAGCCACCGGCAATGTGGTCATCACCATGGATGCCGACCTGCAAGACAACCCCGATGAGATTCCCGATTTGTACAAGATGATCATGGAGGATGGATACGATCTCGTATCCGGATGGAAGAAGAAGCGCTACGACCCCCTGATGAAGACCCTGCCCAGCAAGTTCTTCAACAAAACAACCTCCATCATGTCCGGCATCCCGCTGCATGATTTCAATTGCGGCCTCAAAGCTTACCGGAAAGATGTGATCAAAACCATCGAGGTTTACGGTGAAATGCATCGCTACATTCCACTCATTGCCAAATGGGCGGGATTCAAAAAGATCACTGAGAAAGTGGTGCAGCACCAAGCCAGAAAGTACGGCTATAGCAAATTCGGGTGGGAACGCTTCGTTAACGGCTTTCTCGACCTGATGTCAATTTCCTTTGTGACCCGGTTCGGTAAGCGACCCATGCACCTGTTCGGGTTGCTGGGAACCTTGTTTTTCCTCGCAGGCTTCGGAATCGCATGCTACCTGAGCTTTGCCAAGCTGTACTGGCTGGAATACAAGATGACCGAAAGGCCGTTGTTCTACCTCGGGTTTCTGGCCATGATCATCGGCTCACAAATGTTCCTGACCGGCTTCCTTGCCGAATTGGTTTCACGCAATTCTCCGGACCGCAACGTGTATCACGTGTCCGAAAGATTGAACCCATCCATTTAA